The window GGATCCCATCCCGAATTTTTAACCCAGGTTGATAAATCAAGCAAATCGGGATGAATTTTACGTAGTGAAGGAATGTCAGCTTGATACCCTTCCGTTTCTAACCATTCAAACATTTTATTTTTCTGAAATTGTTCCCTGGCAGACTCCAATACTTCACATGGCGTGTCAAATACTTGACTAAACACTTTTGCCACTTCTGAAAGCGTCACTTCGTCCCCGGCAATTTCAATGGCCTTTCCCTTGTATTTTTCCGGGTTGTTAAAGGCAATTGCAGCAAACGCTCCAATATCTTGCGCTGCGATGATTTGTAATTTCGTATTCACAACCATAAATCCCTGTATCATCAATTTTTGTTCATGAACTTGAGTAAATCCTATAAAGTTTTCCATGAAACCAGTTGGACGGAGAATCGTAAAAGGTAAACCAATCGCACGTACATATTTCTCAACTTGCCACTTTGTTTCAAAATGGGGAACCCCACTATCTCTTTCAGCGCCGCCGGCCGAGCCGTATACAAAATGTGAGACGCCGACCTGTTTGGCAACATCCGCAACTCTTTTCCCTTGTTGGATCTCTTTTTCGAAATCCTTTGAATACAAAGGTTGAACACTATAAACACCGTAAACTCCGCGCATAGCGTCCAAGAGAGATTGCTGATCATCCATGTTCGCTTGAACGACTGTGGCGCCTTTTTTTTGCAGTTCTTGTGCAGCCGGTTGATCCGGGTGCCGCGAAACCGCGCGCACGGACCACCCATCAGCTAACAACTTCCTGGCAACTGCGCCTCCCTGTTTTCCCGTGGCACCCAACACTAAAATGGTTTTGTCTGAATTTGTCATGTAGAAATCCTCCTTCTATTTTGTATCCCAGCCTTATTGTTCCTTGAACGCTGAATCGACCATTTATGAAGTGAGCTGTGGTCGAATTTCACCTCCCCCCTCAAACTTAGAGAGTTAAAGGGTAAGTTTTGTTATATCCTCTTTTATATGATGATTCACATACTCACGAATCTTTGCTATCGTTTCCGTAACTGATGTTTCGAACCTATCATTTTTACTCGACTGTAACGCTCTTCTCGGTTTTCTTGACAGGTTTTGGCTTGATTACCGCCATTAGCATGATCACGAGTCCGGCTAATCCGAAATACCCGAGTACGCCGGTTCCGTCTGCTAAAGGATTCCTACCAAAGAAAAAGGCATCCTGGAATGATTCGACACTGTACCGGAACGGAACCCATGAATAGAGCCAATCCTTTGTAACGTCCGGAAGCATTTCTGGCGGCATTGTCAGCACGGGCATAGAGAAGAAAAAGAGCAGGACGAATAATGGAGCCGCTACATATCCGATCCAGTTTAAGAATGCTCCCTGGATAAAATAGAACATGAGTCCTATGAATAGCATGAGCATGAACATTTCCCCGCTATTCGGTATGGCTACATCCAGCACATCTTTCGTCAACCAGAACATCAATCCGCTGATCGTTGTAACGAAAAGCAACCCTGCGAGAATTTGACTAACAATAGCGAGGAAAGTCCATTTTTTGATTCCGGTCTTATTGAAAGCAGTGTAAATAATCATGGAACTAATGAATGTAGTAAGCCAAAGGATTTGCGTAAACAATGCTGGTGCATTCCCGTTGGCCGTGTGGCTTGGAACAGGATTCAGCTTTTCTGTCTTTACTTGAATCGGCTGTACCAATGCTTTGGATTGTTCTACAGTAAGCGTTTTTTGCTGCCCGGCAACTTGGTCATACAACGTTTGTTGCACCTGTTGATTAAGTTTTGATAAGATCCCTGTTGTCATTTGACCAGCGATTTTCGCCCCAGTTGCATTCATCCCTTCGTTAATAAGGACTTGGATTTCTGCTTTTCCCGGCTTTGGGCTTACTAATGAAAAAATGTTCTGAGACAAATCACTAGGGATGACAACCGCTGCATAATATTCCTTCTGACTCATTCCTTCTTCTGCTTTTTCACGGCTATTTAAAAATGTCCACTTAATCGAATCGGTCTGATTCTTTTTGATCTGCTCCTCCAGTATTTTTCCGATATTCAATTGCTGGCCATTCGGAAGGGACACCCCCTCATCTTGAATAACTACAGCAAAAGGCATTTCCTTTACTGTCGGATTCACAGATGACCCCATAAATGCAAATGTGAAGATGAAGACAACCACTAGAATACCGACAAATCCTCCCCAAAAAAATTTTTGTTGAAATAATTTTTTCACCATATTTCACACTTCCCTTAATTCGACAATCTGTTTGTTAAGTAACAAATTGTTGTGTACACTGTCATTATAAAAGAAAATGACATTCGTTCAATAACCAATATTCGCTGATCCGTAGAATATCCGACATCTTACAAAAGAATGTTGTTTAATTTACAAAACGAAAAGAAATGGTAGGGTAATAAATGAGCAAAAAAGTGGATTTGCGTGTGAAAAGGACAAGAAAAATGATTAATGAAGCATTCCTGAAGTTGATCCAGAAAAAAAGGTTCGACTCCGTCACAATTCAAGATATTGCAGATGAAGCGCTGATCAATAGAGCAACGTTCTATCTCCATTATGAAGATAAGCATGATCTGCTTAATACGATGAGCAACACGATCATTCAAGAGTTAACAGACGAACTTAATCCAGTTCAACATATACAGGAACAAGAAGTTCAATTGGAAAGATTACAAACAACAATTGAAAAGGTATATGGCAGTGTAGAAAAGAATCTTTCCTTCTTTGAGGTTATGTTTGGGGTACATGGCATTCACAACTTCCGAACGAACCTCGAGGAAGTGATTCGGGAACATTTTAGCCAAAAATTCGCGGATCTCGGGGTTCGCCCTGAAGACTACCAAATTCCAAAAGATTTGATCTCTCACTTTATCGGTGCTGCGTTTGTCGGGGTCGTACATTGGTGGCTAAAGCAAGATACAAAACCGTCTTCAAAGGAAATGGCACAACAGCTATCGAAAATCATTACTGGCGGTCCTATGCAAGCAGCCGGATTTAAAATCGACAAACAACCTTAGGTGTCAGACCTTTGTGCAAGACGACAAAACAGCAAAAATTTGACGACGTTAACTGTATAATCAATCACTAACCTCAGGTGTAGCTGATGAACCACCGACAGCCTTATTCAATTCTTGAAGTAATGGAAATACATTTTTTAACTATACTTTCCAAGGTTTTTCTGTTAATGCTACCTTGTATTTTTCAAAGGTCTCTTTAGTATTGCCTCAAACTTCAGCTATCGATTTTAAAGACATATTAGATTGTATAACCAATACTTTTCGCTTACTTTTCTTCTTTTTTATCACTGTTTTTTCAATAAAACTCCGTTTGCTGAATAAAAGATTCTGTAAACTCAAATTCCAGCATAAATAGTTAGATTACTTCAACAAGTAAAAACCTCAAGTCCCCCAATTCGGGTGACCTGAGGTGTGCTTTTATTTCCCCTGCTGGCAATATCCTGTCAAAAATGAAAGGATCGTATGGGCAGCAGCTTTTACATGCATTTCACCTATGTCCTTTCGAGGATCGAGACAGACAATATCCATTGCCCTCACTTTTGTGTGTTGTCCTGCCAATTGGACGGCATCAAATAACTCTGCTGTGTACATTCCACCAGGGGCTGCTACTGGAGCACCCGCTCCATTCGTGATATCGAGAACATCCATATCCACCGTCAAATAAATGGTGTCGACCTCCTCATTCAATGTCTCTAAAGCCTGATGGATGGTAGATTCCACTCCCTTTCTCCGTGCTTGTACCTTTTTCATCTGCGAAACCTTTCAATTCATGTGAATTGAAAAATCCATGCAACCCGATGTTGTGAACGTGCTCTCCTTTTACTACTCCACCATCAAGTAACTGGCGTATCGGTGTACCATTTGCCGGTCCAAATGTAGAGGTATCTCGTAAATCAAAGTGGGTATCCAATTGAAGGATTCCTATCGTTTCATCCGTATGAGATTGCTTCCAACCTTTTACAAGTTGAGCCGTAATGGAGTGATCCCCACCCATAACGATTGGTATCGTAAGGGGATGATGCCTGCGCATATATATCATTGCTTTTGTAATTTGCTGATGTGTATGCGTAATATCCGTGA of the Alkalihalobacillus sp. TS-13 genome contains:
- a CDS encoding NmrA/HSCARG family protein — protein: MTNSDKTILVLGATGKQGGAVARKLLADGWSVRAVSRHPDQPAAQELQKKGATVVQANMDDQQSLLDAMRGVYGVYSVQPLYSKDFEKEIQQGKRVADVAKQVGVSHFVYGSAGGAERDSGVPHFETKWQVEKYVRAIGLPFTILRPTGFMENFIGFTQVHEQKLMIQGFMVVNTKLQIIAAQDIGAFAAIAFNNPEKYKGKAIEIAGDEVTLSEVAKVFSQVFDTPCEVLESAREQFQKNKMFEWLETEGYQADIPSLRKIHPDLLDLSTWVKNSGWDPFA
- a CDS encoding YhgE/Pip family protein; this translates as MVKKLFQQKFFWGGFVGILVVVFIFTFAFMGSSVNPTVKEMPFAVVIQDEGVSLPNGQQLNIGKILEEQIKKNQTDSIKWTFLNSREKAEEGMSQKEYYAAVVIPSDLSQNIFSLVSPKPGKAEIQVLINEGMNATGAKIAGQMTTGILSKLNQQVQQTLYDQVAGQQKTLTVEQSKALVQPIQVKTEKLNPVPSHTANGNAPALFTQILWLTTFISSMIIYTAFNKTGIKKWTFLAIVSQILAGLLFVTTISGLMFWLTKDVLDVAIPNSGEMFMLMLFIGLMFYFIQGAFLNWIGYVAAPLFVLLFFFSMPVLTMPPEMLPDVTKDWLYSWVPFRYSVESFQDAFFFGRNPLADGTGVLGYFGLAGLVIMLMAVIKPKPVKKTEKSVTVE
- a CDS encoding TetR/AcrR family transcriptional regulator, encoding MSKKVDLRVKRTRKMINEAFLKLIQKKRFDSVTIQDIADEALINRATFYLHYEDKHDLLNTMSNTIIQELTDELNPVQHIQEQEVQLERLQTTIEKVYGSVEKNLSFFEVMFGVHGIHNFRTNLEEVIREHFSQKFADLGVRPEDYQIPKDLISHFIGAAFVGVVHWWLKQDTKPSSKEMAQQLSKIITGGPMQAAGFKIDKQP
- a CDS encoding arginase family protein, translated to MESTIHQALETLNEEVDTIYLTVDMDVLDITNGAGAPVAAPGGMYTAELFDAVQLAGQHTKVRAMDIVCLDPRKDIGEMHVKAAAHTILSFLTGYCQQGK
- a CDS encoding arginase family protein; the encoded protein is MIQGFGTYNLDENIDLAQLSIVDLGDVKQHVTDITHTHQQITKAMIYMRRHHPLTIPIVMGGDHSITAQLVKGWKQSHTDETIGILQLDTHFDLRDTSTFGPANGTPIRQLLDGGVVKGEHVHNIGLHGFFNSHELKGFADEKGTSTEKGSGIYHPSGFRDIE